The Anaerolineae bacterium genome includes a region encoding these proteins:
- a CDS encoding GAF domain-containing sensor histidine kinase has product MITRNTLSRLDRSLSILRWLLVAGVVILALGMPALDPQHGEVLRGRLLFAAVLGALLALANAGLLLWTTSDSPIPGTVSVALDTAYTLLLFWASHGLTPVLLGAGTLPIVVGALRVGSRHSAVAAITLAVAAPLLYGFAIAPYGGEITPVMLASGALLLIAAYIGLPVSTASLGWIGHQAALKAQKEEASRLRAAREQVRAIYEMASTLSATLNYQAVLDAALDVGVVGLREIGSNARVVSAVLLYDANTGQLKVANARRLTHADMKKQVPGRQGALGLALRKAEPVFTSDARRDPELRYFVAFQDARSILCVPLRAGFDNYGVLVFGCNLPNAFSEDHVELLSAIASQATIALQNATLYQNLLEEKERIIEVEEDARKQLSRDLHDGPTQAVAAIAMRVNYIRRLLERDPDQVPAELQKVEELARKTSKELRHMLFTLRPLILETQGLLPALKELATKMRETHDQNVILEIQENVDRYISARDQTVIFNIVEEAVNNARKHAEAEHIWVRLARQDRYLVLEVQDDGVGFDVGAVDANYDQRGSLGMLSLRERAELLDGTLRIESAEGQGTRIILIVEIEPEVLAAEANEAEKSNTAPTQPATPPVASPSTRSQTLPGSSVNRQH; this is encoded by the coding sequence TTGATAACACGCAACACGCTGTCCCGCCTGGATCGCTCACTATCGATTCTGCGCTGGCTGCTGGTAGCCGGCGTCGTCATCCTGGCGCTGGGGATGCCCGCCCTGGACCCGCAACACGGCGAGGTGCTGCGCGGGCGGTTGCTCTTTGCGGCGGTGCTGGGCGCGCTGCTGGCGCTGGCCAACGCCGGGTTGCTGCTCTGGACGACCTCGGATAGCCCGATTCCAGGCACGGTCAGCGTCGCCCTTGATACTGCCTACACCCTGTTGCTGTTCTGGGCGTCGCACGGTCTGACGCCAGTGTTGCTGGGGGCGGGCACACTGCCGATCGTGGTTGGCGCGTTGCGCGTGGGCAGCCGCCACAGTGCGGTTGCCGCTATCACGCTGGCGGTAGCGGCCCCATTGCTGTATGGCTTTGCCATCGCCCCCTACGGCGGCGAGATCACGCCGGTCATGCTGGCCAGTGGCGCTTTGCTGTTGATCGCGGCGTATATCGGCCTGCCGGTTAGCACCGCCTCGCTGGGCTGGATCGGGCATCAGGCCGCCCTCAAGGCGCAAAAGGAAGAGGCCAGCAGGTTACGCGCCGCGCGGGAACAGGTCCGCGCCATCTACGAGATGGCCTCCACATTGAGCGCCACGCTCAATTACCAGGCCGTGCTGGATGCCGCGCTGGATGTAGGCGTGGTCGGCCTGCGCGAGATCGGCTCCAATGCCCGCGTGGTCAGCGCCGTGCTGCTCTATGACGCAAATACCGGCCAGCTCAAAGTCGCCAACGCTCGCCGCCTGACTCACGCCGATATGAAGAAACAGGTTCCCGGCCGGCAGGGGGCGCTGGGTCTGGCCCTCCGAAAGGCGGAGCCGGTCTTCACCAGCGACGCCCGCCGCGACCCGGAACTGCGCTACTTCGTCGCCTTTCAGGATGCGCGGAGCATCCTGTGCGTGCCATTGCGGGCTGGCTTTGACAACTATGGCGTGCTGGTCTTCGGCTGCAACCTCCCTAACGCCTTCAGCGAAGATCATGTTGAACTGCTCTCGGCGATTGCCAGCCAGGCGACCATTGCCCTGCAGAACGCCACGCTATACCAGAACCTGCTGGAGGAAAAAGAGCGGATTATCGAGGTCGAAGAAGACGCCCGCAAGCAACTCAGCCGCGACCTGCACGATGGCCCGACACAGGCCGTCGCCGCCATCGCCATGCGCGTCAACTACATCCGCCGCCTGCTGGAGCGCGACCCTGATCAGGTCCCGGCGGAACTGCAGAAGGTGGAAGAACTGGCCCGTAAGACCTCTAAAGAACTCCGCCACATGCTCTTCACCCTGCGTCCGCTGATCCTGGAAACGCAGGGGCTGCTCCCGGCGCTCAAAGAGCTGGCCACCAAAATGCGGGAGACACACGACCAGAACGTGATCCTGGAGATTCAGGAGAACGTCGACCGCTATATTTCCGCCCGCGATCAGACTGTGATCTTCAATATCGTGGAGGAAGCGGTCAACAACGCCCGCAAACATGCCGAAGCAGAACACATCTGGGTGCGGCTGGCCCGCCAGGATCGCTACCTGGTCCTGGAGGTTCAGGATGACGGTGTCGGTTTTGACGTCGGCGCGGTAGACGCCAACTACGACCAGCGCGGCAGCCTGGGGATGCTCAGTCTGCGCGAACGGGCCGAATTGCTGGATGGCACGCTGCGTATCGAAAGCGCCGAAGGTCAGGGCACGCGCATCATCCTGATCGTGGAGATCGAGCCGGAAGTGCTGGCTGCTGAAGCGAACGAGGCAGAAAAGAGCAATACCGCCCCCACCCAGCCAGCCACGCCGCCTGTCGCCTCCCCTTCCACGCGCAGCCAGACGCTGCCTGGTAGCAGCGTCAATCGACAGCATTAG
- a CDS encoding SH3 domain-containing protein — MGGWIWRLGLALMLAAGPLLAPLKGEQVAAASSWSVWLYQQETGRLVHLFPDGTPGASLTLPLPPGVVEYPYELAVSPDGTLLAACVTSPAEVTTVYIFDLAAAVPRASYTVPGGRIEGCLLGRQSFSPDGKQLAFGLMYHYPDPADPRPDWEVIMMDTATGAMPGRLASTSPAVAALGRNYAGTCPAVMAFTPGMVAFAPIAWGTEGFAEYDSLVWQPGNGAVSLYGPYGKISLDYFGQETIWIEVRDDFPVASPGDTPAHPFNVVMFAGSAGAAWQPIFHQSGAIVEQALYIEGGRRIAIRTSAAPGSSHWWALDRGGGSVLLSIPEAVYAVRGTPDGYVYLNPTGGPTGGPLLVEQRTVGSAPGTYNLWTAEAGSFWQLLWVTPLAAAPGLPPFPAVLPPLSPGLLVTPPSATPIPAALPALTVGGAAVVHTTEGDRLRVRSGPGTDFPVQFELPNGTPVTLMSGPAAGSGYTWWYIRTLDGRTGWAVDGVSDAGGWLQTLIPTG; from the coding sequence ATGGGCGGATGGATCTGGCGGCTGGGGTTAGCGCTGATGCTGGCGGCAGGGCCGCTGCTGGCGCCTTTGAAGGGGGAACAGGTCGCGGCGGCCAGTTCGTGGTCGGTCTGGCTCTACCAGCAGGAAACAGGTCGTCTGGTGCATCTTTTTCCGGATGGCACGCCGGGCGCGTCGCTGACGCTGCCGCTGCCGCCCGGGGTGGTGGAATATCCGTACGAGCTGGCCGTGTCGCCAGATGGGACGCTGTTGGCGGCCTGTGTAACCAGCCCGGCGGAGGTCACCACAGTCTACATCTTTGACCTGGCGGCTGCCGTACCCCGGGCATCTTATACGGTCCCCGGCGGGCGGATCGAAGGGTGCCTGCTGGGCCGCCAATCCTTTAGTCCGGACGGCAAGCAACTGGCCTTTGGCCTGATGTACCACTATCCTGATCCCGCCGATCCCCGCCCCGACTGGGAAGTGATCATGATGGACACGGCGACCGGGGCAATGCCGGGTCGTCTGGCGTCCACTTCGCCGGCGGTGGCCGCCCTGGGCCGTAACTACGCCGGGACATGCCCTGCCGTCATGGCCTTCACGCCGGGGATGGTGGCCTTCGCCCCGATCGCCTGGGGCACAGAAGGCTTCGCCGAGTACGACAGCCTGGTCTGGCAACCGGGCAACGGCGCGGTCAGCCTTTATGGGCCGTATGGCAAGATCAGCCTGGACTACTTCGGCCAGGAGACGATCTGGATCGAGGTGCGCGATGACTTTCCCGTCGCCTCGCCGGGCGACACGCCAGCTCATCCGTTCAACGTGGTGATGTTCGCCGGGAGCGCCGGGGCTGCCTGGCAGCCGATCTTCCATCAGAGCGGGGCCATCGTGGAGCAGGCGCTGTACATCGAGGGCGGGCGGCGCATTGCCATCCGTACCTCCGCCGCGCCGGGGTCGTCGCACTGGTGGGCGCTGGATCGCGGCGGTGGCAGCGTTTTGCTGAGCATCCCGGAAGCGGTCTATGCGGTACGGGGGACGCCCGATGGCTACGTGTACCTGAATCCGACCGGCGGCCCAACCGGCGGGCCGTTACTGGTCGAGCAGCGCACGGTCGGCAGTGCGCCAGGAACTTACAACCTGTGGACGGCGGAGGCCGGGTCGTTCTGGCAACTCCTGTGGGTCACGCCGCTGGCCGCCGCCCCGGGTCTGCCGCCCTTCCCGGCGGTGTTGCCGCCGCTATCGCCTGGCCTGCTGGTGACGCCACCGTCGGCAACGCCGATCCCGGCGGCGCTACCGGCGCTGACCGTTGGCGGGGCGGCAGTGGTGCACACCACCGAAGGCGATCGTCTGCGCGTCCGCAGCGGCCCCGGGACGGACTTCCCGGTGCAGTTTGAACTGCCCAACGGCACGCCGGTCACGCTGATGAGCGGCCCGGCTGCCGGTAGCGGCTATACCTGGTGGTACATCCGCACGCTGGATGGGCGCACCGGCTGGGCGGTCGATGGCGTGTCGGATGCTGGCGGCTGGCTACAAACGCTGATCCCGACCGGCTGA
- a CDS encoding SH3 domain-containing protein, producing the protein MFTRIPGLKSAGRWLLAATLILAATLPGTVQAQGSISYGSGVTGSLTSAAPFAIYRFSGNAGDQITAQVVGLTRGLIPSLSLLGPDQRQVAISDDNPFSPEGGNTALITHRLARTGVYALLVTSREGVLGDFALALDGQAAGMLRRLAVGAPVMLDLPPGSPPVDLVFTGSPNAALTLSLATNSPGFAFLAQVFGPTGRLIAGLDGDALSSIQLTLQPTGGNYSAIIRPVVAEIGGTLTVALTVGATGALLPTVAPLPSPTPFPTPTSVLPPTPFVCRVTPSASVNVNVRTGPGTNYPAIGSLFVGNYLDVIGRNAEGTWWVVNLGGRQGWVSGSVTRTEGPCGGLAVIIPPPSPTPAPTSTAAVPQIAFTVNGVTSVTIAPGQCVTVAWDVNNVQAVYYEGQGVAGQGSRQECPAASRTYTLRVILRDNSEVLRTVSVNVGVAGTLDFSAPPTYGSITLNGGFVPDPRTVGITSGGPINVGYLGGNCQGFARSNPDFSVQYNNPAGLLRFYFIGGGDTTLVINAPNGAWYCDDDGLGYPNPQILFGSPAAGRYDIWVASWSADQFIAGTLYISEISP; encoded by the coding sequence ATGTTCACGCGGATTCCCGGTCTCAAGAGCGCCGGGCGCTGGCTGCTGGCGGCGACGCTGATCCTGGCGGCGACGCTGCCGGGCACCGTCCAGGCTCAGGGATCGATCAGCTATGGCAGCGGGGTGACCGGCAGCCTGACCAGCGCCGCCCCGTTTGCCATCTATCGTTTTAGCGGCAATGCTGGTGACCAGATCACCGCCCAGGTGGTCGGCCTGACCCGTGGCCTGATTCCCAGCCTCAGCCTGCTGGGACCGGATCAGCGTCAGGTGGCCATCAGCGACGATAATCCCTTCAGCCCGGAAGGGGGGAACACCGCCCTGATCACCCACCGGCTGGCAAGGACCGGTGTTTATGCCCTGCTGGTCACCAGTCGGGAGGGGGTGCTGGGCGACTTTGCCCTGGCGCTGGACGGCCAGGCCGCTGGCATGTTGCGGCGGCTGGCAGTGGGCGCTCCGGTGATGCTTGATCTGCCGCCTGGCTCGCCGCCGGTTGACCTGGTCTTTACCGGCAGCCCGAACGCCGCGCTCACGCTCAGCCTGGCGACAAATAGCCCCGGCTTCGCCTTTCTGGCACAGGTTTTCGGGCCGACCGGACGGCTGATCGCCGGCCTGGATGGCGACGCGCTGAGCAGCATCCAGCTGACCCTGCAGCCTACCGGTGGCAACTACAGCGCGATCATCCGCCCGGTGGTGGCGGAGATCGGCGGGACGCTCACGGTGGCGCTGACCGTCGGCGCGACCGGGGCGCTCCTGCCTACGGTAGCGCCATTACCCAGCCCCACGCCGTTCCCCACGCCGACTTCCGTGCTGCCGCCCACGCCATTTGTCTGTCGGGTTACCCCCAGCGCCAGTGTCAACGTCAACGTGCGCACTGGCCCCGGCACGAACTACCCGGCCATCGGATCGCTTTTCGTCGGGAATTACCTGGACGTGATCGGGCGTAACGCGGAAGGCACCTGGTGGGTGGTCAACCTGGGCGGGCGACAAGGCTGGGTTTCGGGCAGTGTGACGCGGACGGAAGGCCCCTGTGGCGGCCTGGCAGTGATCATCCCGCCGCCCAGTCCCACCCCCGCGCCGACTTCTACCGCCGCCGTGCCGCAGATCGCTTTCACGGTCAACGGCGTAACCAGCGTGACCATCGCCCCCGGCCAGTGTGTGACAGTCGCCTGGGACGTGAACAATGTGCAGGCAGTCTATTATGAAGGCCAGGGTGTGGCCGGTCAGGGATCGCGCCAGGAGTGCCCCGCCGCCAGCCGGACGTATACCCTGCGGGTGATCCTGCGCGACAACTCGGAGGTTCTGCGCACGGTCTCGGTCAACGTTGGCGTCGCCGGAACGCTTGATTTCAGCGCGCCGCCTACCTACGGGAGTATCACGCTGAACGGCGGCTTTGTCCCCGATCCGCGTACGGTTGGCATCACCAGCGGCGGGCCGATCAATGTGGGTTACCTGGGCGGGAATTGCCAGGGTTTTGCCCGCTCCAACCCGGATTTCTCCGTGCAATACAACAATCCCGCCGGGTTGCTGCGCTTCTACTTCATCGGCGGCGGCGACACGACACTGGTGATCAACGCGCCTAACGGTGCGTGGTACTGCGACGATGACGGCCTGGGCTACCCCAACCCGCAGATTCTCTTCGGCAGCCCGGCGGCCGGGCGCTATGACATCTGGGTAGCCAGCTGGAGCGCCGATCAGTTCATTGCCGGCACGCTGTACATCAGCGAGATCAGCCCGTAG
- a CDS encoding response regulator transcription factor, translating into MDSRPQILLVDDEASVTSTLTTFLELSGFEVAVARNGEEALAMLEHLSPALIVLDVLMPRLDGRETLRRLRQGGNWTPVILLTQIAGTPERIMAFQEGADDYLNKPFDPQELVVRIRAVLRRVNVGRQLHSARQLVCGPLSLDRLARRTYLSGREIALTPKAFSVLEYLMLHPDEIVTRERLLDTIWGWDNVVGTRVVDTRITELRKALGDDPARPTFVETITGQGYRFVGQVSEASTG; encoded by the coding sequence ATGGACAGTCGCCCGCAAATTCTGCTTGTTGACGATGAGGCGTCGGTGACCTCAACTCTCACCACGTTTCTGGAATTAAGTGGCTTTGAGGTCGCGGTAGCCCGCAACGGGGAGGAAGCGCTGGCCATGCTGGAGCATCTTTCCCCTGCGCTGATCGTGCTCGATGTGCTGATGCCGCGCCTGGATGGCCGGGAAACCCTGCGCCGCCTGCGGCAGGGCGGCAACTGGACGCCCGTGATCCTGCTGACCCAGATCGCGGGGACACCTGAACGGATCATGGCCTTTCAGGAAGGCGCGGATGATTACCTCAACAAGCCCTTCGATCCTCAGGAACTCGTTGTGCGTATCCGGGCCGTCCTGCGGCGAGTCAACGTTGGCCGGCAGCTCCATAGCGCCCGGCAGCTGGTCTGCGGGCCGCTGAGTCTGGATCGGCTGGCGCGTCGCACCTACCTAAGCGGGCGAGAGATCGCGCTCACCCCGAAGGCATTCTCCGTCCTGGAATATTTGATGTTGCACCCGGATGAGATTGTTACCCGCGAACGCCTGCTGGATACCATCTGGGGCTGGGATAATGTGGTTGGGACGCGCGTCGTGGACACGCGGATCACCGAACTGCGCAAAGCCCTGGGCGACGATCCGGCTAGGCCAACCTTCGTTGAGACAATTACCGGCCAGGGCTACCGGTTCGTTGGGCAGGTCTCGGAAGCCTCAACAGGATGA